A single Sporomusaceae bacterium DNA region contains:
- a CDS encoding DUF3795 domain-containing protein has protein sequence MAEKDKRLAAVCGLFCGACTLYIGTNEEPERLKKIGERLGLPVEEVMCQGCRAEQRSFYCRTCRIEACAAAKGLEFCGGCGEYPCELLQAFQTERPHRAELWEDQERIREIGWEKWLAEKAGHYACLACETVNSAYDIACRRCGHTPSSRFGAAHREEIGRYWAGQK, from the coding sequence ATGGCTGAAAAGGATAAGCGGTTGGCCGCGGTGTGCGGGTTGTTCTGCGGGGCGTGTACCCTGTATATCGGCACAAACGAGGAACCGGAACGGCTGAAGAAGATTGGCGAACGGCTGGGGCTTCCGGTGGAAGAGGTTATGTGCCAGGGGTGCAGGGCGGAGCAGCGGTCGTTTTACTGCCGCACATGCCGGATAGAAGCCTGCGCGGCGGCGAAAGGGCTGGAGTTCTGCGGCGGCTGCGGGGAGTATCCCTGTGAGCTGCTGCAAGCCTTTCAGACGGAGCGGCCGCACCGCGCCGAGCTATGGGAGGATCAGGAGCGCATCCGGGAGATCGGCTGGGAGAAATGGCTGGCAGAGAAAGCCGGGCATTATGCCTGCCTGGCGTGCGAAACGGTCAATTCGGCCTACGACATAGCGTGCCGGCGGTGCGGCCATACGCCGTCCAGCAGGTTTGGCGCGGCGCATCGGGAGGAAATCGGCCGCTATTGGGCAGGACAGAAGTGA
- a CDS encoding DUF3795 domain-containing protein, which translates to MEKSAEFDLAAPCGIFCGECRVFKARDDEKLREALIAAGIPKEKVPCPGCRPGRGDCPVLSAPCETYACISERGLNFCYECREFPCTRLNPAADRANVLPHNIKVFNLCYIQHQGLAAWLEKAPEIQRKYYAGKMAIGKGPQLD; encoded by the coding sequence GTGGAAAAAAGCGCGGAGTTCGATCTGGCTGCACCGTGCGGGATTTTCTGCGGCGAGTGCCGCGTCTTCAAAGCCAGGGACGATGAAAAACTGCGGGAAGCGCTGATCGCCGCCGGCATACCCAAGGAGAAGGTGCCGTGCCCCGGCTGCCGTCCGGGCCGCGGGGACTGCCCGGTGCTGAGCGCTCCCTGTGAAACGTATGCGTGTATAAGCGAGCGCGGCCTGAATTTTTGCTACGAGTGCCGGGAGTTTCCCTGTACGCGCCTTAATCCCGCCGCCGACCGGGCCAATGTGCTGCCGCATAATATCAAGGTGTTTAATCTTTGTTATATCCAGCACCAGGGGCTGGCGGCGTGGCTGGAGAAGGCGCCGGAAATCCAGCGGAAGTATTACGCCGGGAAGATGGCGATCGGTAAGGGGCCGCAGCTCGATTAG
- a CDS encoding 3D domain-containing protein yields MKNINKVIVCSVTMFMLALGSMPLASAALGDRELAPGAKGDDVRQLQAALAERGFGSSDRDGEYGSRTAAAVRKLEKSLAIEADGVADLGVITALTGKSAAAKEGTAPGSHKRVVDIVATAYAPGPHDNGKWGSLTHLGTQVRPGIIAVDPRVIPLGSRVYIEFADGHGVYATAEDTGGAIKGNRIDIAMQTVDEAYEFGMQKVKVYVL; encoded by the coding sequence ATGAAAAACATCAACAAGGTTATTGTTTGTTCCGTTACGATGTTCATGCTGGCTCTGGGCTCGATGCCGCTCGCTTCGGCCGCTCTGGGCGATCGCGAACTGGCTCCCGGCGCCAAGGGCGATGACGTGCGCCAGCTCCAGGCTGCCCTGGCCGAGAGAGGCTTCGGCAGCAGCGACCGGGACGGCGAGTACGGCAGCCGTACCGCCGCTGCGGTGCGCAAGCTGGAGAAGTCGCTCGCCATCGAAGCCGACGGCGTCGCCGATCTGGGCGTAATCACGGCGCTGACCGGCAAGAGCGCGGCTGCTAAGGAGGGCACCGCACCTGGCAGCCACAAACGCGTGGTTGACATCGTGGCGACCGCGTACGCGCCCGGACCGCACGACAACGGCAAATGGGGCAGCCTGACCCATCTGGGCACTCAGGTACGCCCAGGCATCATCGCCGTCGATCCGCGGGTTATCCCGCTCGGTTCGCGGGTGTATATCGAGTTCGCCGACGGTCACGGCGTATACGCGACCGCCGAGGATACCGGCGGCGCTATCAAGGGCAACCGCATCGACATCGCCATGCAGACCGTAGACGAAGCGTACGAGTTCGGCATGCAGAAGGTTAAGGTGTATGTGCTGTAA
- a CDS encoding FAD-dependent oxidoreductase, translating to MMSDWFKTKKPHKLPTRAQPATDAPAPRKYDAVVVGAGPAGASAAYFMARDGLDVLLLERGPFPGAKTCGGAAIIAEQAHELFPNFWEEFSYERIVTRLDYWWLSEDSAVTAGFTSSRLSAAPYNRLSVKRKNLYTWLAAKAVAAGATLLLGHHVAGVLLDGYQAVGVRVAPPQSTDYLADLVILADGANSLLAERAGLIPPVTAANLSLYAKETIALPPATIEERFCLPPGQGAAIGLIGYPTAGYNGTGSIHTFHDSINISAGMSVSAYAAGGFSPGDLLERIKKHPRIQPLLDGGVTTEYGAAMIPEGGYHAIPPLVHPGLLIAGDAASLVNGIHGINLAMWSGFYAAKAAFEAKKNRDFSIRKLSLYRTLLDESFILQNMRTNAKAATLQRDRPYLFDLYSRLANEAAYQMVRAYPMPVKDKRKFIWRKVTSLQPVGKIAADIWQVLKVVKG from the coding sequence ATGATGAGCGATTGGTTCAAAACCAAAAAACCCCATAAACTCCCCACACGGGCGCAACCGGCTACCGACGCCCCCGCCCCGCGCAAATACGACGCCGTCGTCGTCGGCGCCGGGCCGGCCGGCGCCAGCGCCGCCTACTTCATGGCCCGCGACGGCCTCGACGTGCTCCTCCTGGAGCGCGGCCCCTTTCCCGGCGCCAAAACCTGCGGCGGCGCCGCCATCATCGCCGAACAGGCCCATGAACTCTTCCCCAACTTCTGGGAAGAATTTTCCTACGAACGCATCGTCACCCGCCTGGACTACTGGTGGCTCAGCGAAGACTCCGCCGTCACCGCCGGCTTCACCAGCAGCCGCCTCAGCGCCGCCCCCTACAACCGCCTGTCCGTCAAACGCAAAAACCTCTACACCTGGCTGGCCGCCAAGGCCGTCGCCGCCGGCGCCACCCTCCTCCTCGGCCACCACGTCGCCGGCGTCCTCCTCGACGGATACCAGGCCGTCGGCGTGCGCGTCGCCCCGCCCCAAAGCACCGATTACCTCGCCGACCTCGTCATCCTCGCCGACGGGGCCAACTCCCTCCTCGCCGAGCGGGCCGGCCTCATTCCCCCCGTAACGGCCGCCAACCTTTCCCTGTACGCGAAAGAAACCATCGCCCTCCCCCCCGCAACCATCGAAGAACGCTTCTGCCTCCCGCCCGGCCAGGGCGCCGCCATCGGCCTCATCGGCTACCCCACCGCCGGCTACAACGGCACCGGCTCCATCCACACATTCCACGACAGCATCAACATCAGCGCCGGCATGTCTGTCAGCGCCTACGCCGCCGGCGGCTTCAGCCCCGGCGACCTCCTTGAGCGCATAAAAAAACACCCCCGCATCCAGCCACTCCTGGATGGGGGCGTAACCACCGAATACGGCGCAGCCATGATACCCGAAGGCGGCTACCACGCCATCCCGCCCCTCGTGCACCCGGGGCTTCTCATCGCCGGCGACGCCGCCTCGCTCGTCAACGGCATCCATGGCATCAATCTCGCCATGTGGTCGGGCTTCTACGCCGCCAAAGCAGCCTTCGAAGCAAAAAAGAACCGCGACTTCTCGATCCGCAAACTCTCCCTCTACCGCACCCTCCTTGACGAAAGCTTCATCCTCCAGAACATGCGAACCAACGCCAAAGCGGCAACCCTCCAGCGCGACAGGCCCTACCTGTTCGACCTCTACAGCCGCCTGGCCAACGAAGCCGCCTACCAGATGGTCCGCGCCTACCCCATGCCTGTCAAAGACAAGCGCAAATTCATCTGGCGCAAAGTCACCAGCCTCCAGCCGGTCGGCAAAATCGCCGCCGACATCTGGCAAGTTCTCAAGGTGGTCAAAGGATGA
- a CDS encoding 4Fe-4S dicluster domain-containing protein: protein MSKLAAKIALVEFRPDETWQHVVIADQEKCRRCPDKNCLRVCPSGVFAWDNIPGHPVLVSYRQCIECGACRLACPEGAVEFSYPHGGYGVVFHQG from the coding sequence ATGAGCAAGCTAGCCGCCAAAATCGCCCTCGTCGAATTCCGTCCCGACGAAACCTGGCAGCACGTCGTCATCGCCGACCAGGAAAAATGCCGCCGCTGCCCGGACAAAAACTGCCTGCGCGTTTGCCCATCGGGCGTCTTCGCGTGGGACAACATCCCCGGCCACCCCGTGCTCGTCAGCTACCGGCAATGCATCGAATGCGGCGCCTGCCGGCTGGCCTGCCCCGAAGGCGCCGTCGAATTCTCGTATCCGCACGGCGGGTATGGGGTAGTTTTTCACCAGGGTTAA
- a CDS encoding 2-hydroxymuconate tautomerase, whose product MPIVQIDWVEGRSIEQKRELAEKVTAAVVEAGKCPPEAVTIIIRDQPKTNIAKAGTLMSDKK is encoded by the coding sequence ATGCCGATAGTGCAAATTGACTGGGTCGAGGGCCGCAGCATCGAGCAGAAGCGCGAACTGGCCGAAAAGGTCACCGCGGCCGTCGTGGAGGCCGGCAAGTGCCCGCCTGAGGCTGTGACGATCATCATCCGCGATCAGCCGAAGACGAATATCGCCAAGGCCGGGACTTTGATGTCCGATAAGAAGTAA
- a CDS encoding TVP38/TMEM64 family protein, which produces MGKICGWLFIIVTGVLLYLWQPDFFQHAYGIIRKGDIAALAEYLRSFGAWGVVVTLALFVVMTFTVVFPFMILSGAAGIVYGLAWGTLISWSGEVIGAIFMFVFARFFFRQAVERWIAHSPYLKQVDDYSAANGFKALLIARLLPLAPSGIITAVAAVSRISVRDFFWATFLGKLPPVVVKVLLGHDIVFAGENMTRLVAIVALVVALYGWLWWRRRRPKKGGQPEQE; this is translated from the coding sequence ATGGGCAAAATTTGCGGCTGGCTGTTCATAATTGTCACCGGCGTTCTGCTGTATCTGTGGCAGCCGGATTTCTTTCAGCATGCATACGGGATCATACGGAAGGGCGATATTGCCGCCCTGGCCGAGTACCTCCGCTCGTTCGGCGCCTGGGGCGTCGTGGTGACCCTGGCCCTGTTCGTGGTGATGACTTTTACGGTCGTTTTCCCGTTCATGATTCTGTCGGGCGCTGCGGGCATCGTGTACGGACTGGCGTGGGGGACGCTGATTTCCTGGTCAGGCGAGGTCATCGGCGCGATTTTCATGTTCGTCTTTGCCCGGTTCTTTTTCCGCCAGGCGGTGGAGCGGTGGATCGCCCACAGCCCGTATCTCAAGCAGGTGGACGATTACAGCGCGGCAAACGGCTTCAAGGCGCTGCTTATCGCCAGGCTGCTGCCGCTGGCGCCGTCGGGGATCATCACTGCGGTGGCGGCGGTGAGCCGCATCTCGGTACGGGACTTTTTCTGGGCCACTTTTCTCGGCAAGCTGCCGCCGGTGGTCGTAAAGGTGCTACTCGGCCACGATATCGTGTTCGCCGGCGAGAATATGACCCGCCTGGTGGCGATCGTGGCGCTGGTAGTGGCGCTGTACGGCTGGCTGTGGTGGCGCAGGCGCCGCCCGAAAAAGGGCGGGCAGCCGGAGCAGGAATGA